The following are encoded together in the Desulfofalx alkaliphila DSM 12257 genome:
- a CDS encoding iron-containing alcohol dehydrogenase, with protein sequence MDFIKEFRIPEIIFGRGAIEQIGYCALRVGAEKVFLVTDPGIVEAGWIDVAIKYLRQEGLEYEIWHELNPNPTDYEVEKATQAYSGSECDAIIAVGGGSPIDVAKAVAIMATHPGTIHDYEGVDKITNPLPPMIMVPSTAGSGADITQFTVIVDTARKVKMIIMSKSLVPDISVTDPLILTTKDPELTANTGMDALAHAIEAYVSIAANFLTDSYALTAIRLISANLGKSVSSKTNLEAKDAMAKASLLAAIAASNALIGAVHAMAHQVGGKFNLPHGMANAILLPYVMEYNIPACTERFAKIAEAMGQPIHNLSLRDSAKSAVEAVRMLAGEVGIVENFSKAGCRLTENCINTLSTNAAKDACLITNPRDAGVNEIIKIFKNSV encoded by the coding sequence ATGGATTTTATTAAAGAGTTTAGAATCCCTGAAATAATTTTCGGCAGAGGAGCAATTGAACAAATTGGTTACTGTGCCTTGAGAGTAGGAGCGGAAAAGGTTTTTTTGGTAACCGACCCTGGAATTGTAGAAGCGGGGTGGATTGATGTTGCTATAAAATATTTGCGGCAAGAGGGTTTAGAATACGAAATTTGGCACGAATTAAACCCCAACCCCACCGATTATGAGGTGGAAAAAGCCACCCAGGCATATTCAGGCAGTGAGTGTGACGCTATAATTGCCGTGGGTGGGGGCAGTCCCATTGATGTGGCAAAGGCGGTGGCCATAATGGCTACGCACCCGGGAACAATTCATGATTATGAAGGGGTGGACAAAATAACTAACCCGCTACCGCCTATGATAATGGTTCCCAGCACTGCGGGTTCAGGAGCAGATATAACTCAATTTACAGTGATAGTGGATACGGCGAGAAAAGTTAAAATGATAATAATGAGCAAGTCCCTGGTTCCGGACATATCTGTGACAGACCCCCTAATACTTACTACAAAGGATCCGGAACTCACAGCCAATACCGGCATGGACGCCCTGGCCCATGCCATAGAGGCATATGTATCCATTGCTGCTAATTTTCTTACCGATTCCTATGCGTTAACCGCAATCCGTTTAATATCTGCAAATCTGGGAAAATCAGTTTCCAGCAAGACCAATCTTGAGGCTAAGGATGCCATGGCAAAGGCCAGCTTGCTTGCCGCCATTGCCGCATCCAATGCCCTTATTGGTGCTGTCCATGCCATGGCCCATCAGGTGGGAGGGAAATTTAATCTTCCCCATGGGATGGCTAACGCAATATTACTTCCTTATGTTATGGAGTACAACATACCGGCTTGCACCGAAAGGTTTGCTAAAATAGCAGAAGCCATGGGCCAGCCGATACACAATTTAAGCCTGCGGGACTCAGCTAAAAGTGCTGTGGAAGCGGTTAGGATGCTGGCCGGGGAAGTTGGTATTGTGGAGAACTTTTCCAAGGCAGGCTGCCGGTTAACAGAAAATTGCATTAATACTTTGAGCACTAATGCTGCCAAGGACGCCTGTTTAATTACTAACCCCAGGGATGCAGGTGTAAATGAAATTATAAAGATATTTAAAAACTCGGTTTAG